The Diadema setosum chromosome 1, eeDiaSeto1, whole genome shotgun sequence genome has a window encoding:
- the LOC140227201 gene encoding sphingosine-1-phosphate phosphatase 2-like, with protein sequence MGWGGSGWLYNAETVANIQLYFGLECVHENDCINGITGDSQQRNDIVKGQGIRENSSDVSRRQVYGDTVHSSSSEEQHALSSPREVQLGKPTASLEIPVSYRVHNKFWYYLFAFGAALGDDIFYYTFYPFWFFNLSPWIIRRVALMWGLLMYIGQSSKEIIKWPRPSAPPVAPLERRYFREYGMPSTHAMVGTLVPFTLLVVSWDKVEYSPVAGILLASSWTLLVCLSRLYKGMHYIMDIIVGIILTAILMFIVFQFLEQLDTFLITHPVAPLVSIVTALFLGTIYPTQDGWSSTRGDTIVIMGVTTGIYSSIWLAHHFGMPPPYTELPPPQIQWPGLYQVAAMMVRELIGVTMMGLAHLTFKTIILGLLSMISGQKITEETKKKAWVEIPYKYITYFAISATVFLISPFIFKFVGL encoded by the exons ATGGGGTGGGGTGGAAGTGGATGGCTCTACAATGCCGAAACGGTTGCAAATATTCAGCTGTATTTTGGTCTAGAATGTGTTCATGAAAACGATTGCATCAATGGCATTACAGGAGATTCGCAACAAAGAAATGATATTGTTAAGGGTCAAGGTATACGAGAAAACAGTTCAGACGTATCGCGACGTCAAGTTTACGGGGATACAGTACACAGCTCATCATCAGAAGAGCAGCATGCCCTGAGTTCCCCGCGAGAAGTACAGCTCGGGAAGCCTACAGCGTCGCTGGAAATTCCAGTGAGCTATCGTGTGCACAACAAGTTCTGGTACTACCTTTTCGCCTTTGGCGCTGCCCTTGGAGATGACATATTCTATTACACCTTCTACCCCTTTTGGTTCTTCAACTTGTCGCCGTGGATTATTCGAAGAGTTGCCCTAATGTGGGGGCTGCTTATGTACATCGGGCAGTCAAGCAAAGAG ATCATCAAGTGGCCGCGCCCATCTGCCCCTCCTGTTGCACCACTAGAGAGGCGGTATTTTCGGGAGTATGGTATGCCATCCACTCACGCCATGGTAGGAACACTGGTACCTTTCACACTACTAGTGGTCTCATGGGACAAAGTAGAG TATTCCCCAGTTGCTGGCATTCTTCTTGCTTCATCATGGACTCTTTTGGTGTGCTTGAGTCGTCTCTATAAAGGAATGCATTATATAATG GATATCATAGTTGGGATCATTCTCACGGCCATCCTCATGTTCATCGTCTTTCAATTTTTGGAGCAGCTGGACACCTTCCTAATAACGCATCCCGTTGCCCCACTCGTCTCCATAGTAACAGCCCTTTTCCTTGGGACAATCTATCCAACCCAAGATGGCTGGAGTAGCACACGGGGTGATACCATAGTTATCATGGGGGTGACCACTGGCATCTACTCCAGTATCTGGCTGGCTCACCATTTTGGTATGCCTCCTCCTTACACAGAGCTGCCACCCCCTCAGATTCAATGGCCTGGTCTGTACCAGGTGGCTGCCATGATGGTTCGTGAACTCATTGGTGTGACAATGATGGGGTTGGCTCATCTCACATTTAAAACTATCATTCTGGGGCTGCTATCTATGATCTCTGGACAGAAGATTACAGAggagacaaagaaaaaagcGTGGGTAGAAATTCCGTACAAATACATCACATATTTTGCAATTAGTGCTACTGTATTTTTGATTTCCccattcatattcaaatttgttGGTTTGTAg
- the LOC140234241 gene encoding uncharacterized protein, translating into MTSSTSSDEGDLTNTASSWWQRQKQESKNFRVDECEECRYVAGLSMYGVAIYVAYTAIQRQKLRQAKTLWGAAPAFIFSTLIAGLGTARLLRINPFNSSGSELGIDFLQQWKKKKATKPVDSEEPKS; encoded by the exons ATGACATCTAGCACTAGCAGTGATGAAGGGGATCTTACCAATACCGCCTCATCCTGGTGGCAGCGGCAGAAGCAGGAATCTAAAAATTTCAGAGTTGATGAGTGTGAAGAGTGCAGATACGTCGCAGGTCTGAGCATGTATGGAGTTGCAATTTATGTGGCATATACAGCAATCCAGCGGCAGAAACTCAGACAAGCCAAGACACTGTGGGGTGCAGCGCCAGCATTTATTTTCTCCACAT TAATCGCCGGTCTGGGTACTGCTCGGCTGCTACGCATCAATCCCTTCAACAGCAGCGGCAGTGAACTAGGAATAGACTTCCTCCAGcaatggaagaagaagaaggctaCAAAGCCAGTAGACTCTGAGGAGCCAAAGAGCTGA